The genomic stretch GCTGATGGCCAGGAAGACGGTGGACGCCGAGACTGCTGTGCAAGTGGCACTGCTCAACAACAAGGGCCTTCAGGCGGCCTATGCCGACCTCGGGGAGAGTGCAGCAGATGCCTGGCAGACGCAGCTTTCGGTTCTGCCGAAGTTCTCGGTTGGCGTCTCCGGTATCGGCACACCCGGGCTTGAAGCCTACCGGGTGCTGGAAGGCGCCATCGCGGCAAACATCCTGTCATTGGTGACCTATGACAGGAACATGAAGATCGCCGAGACACGCTTCCGGCAGGCGCAGCTCAATGCAGCGCTCGCAACCATCTCACTTGCCGCCGATACCCGCCGGGCCTGGATCAACGCGGTCGCGGCATGGGAGAATGTCGTCTACCTCAACCGTGCGCGCGCTGCGGCGGAGGCGGCGTCCGATCTGACCCAGAAACTGGGTGAGGCGGGGTCGATGCCTAAGGGAGAGCAAGCCCGGGAACATGTATTCTATGCCGAGCTGACGGGCGAAACCGCGAAGGCAAGATTGGCTGCGCGGCTGGCGAAGGAAGAGCTGATCCGGCTGATGGGACTGTCTGGGTCCGACATCGAGTTCCAGATACCGAACCAGCTCCCGTCATTGCCTCGGGTCCTGATCAAACGGGACGAAATCGAGGCCGAAGCGCTCCACAAGCGCATCGATCTCCAAATCGCCCGACTGGAACTTCAGGCGACGGCGCAGTCCTACAAGCTGGAGGACGCAACCCGGATCGTCACGGACATCGAGCTGGTGGGCATGGTGGAGAAGGAGCGCGAACGGGAAGATCATGGCATTGTCTCCGAAGTGTCGCGGACCGCTTCTCTGGAGTTCACGATCCCGATCTTCGATTCCGGCCAGGCGCGGCTTCGAAAGGGCGAGCTGGCCTATATGCGGGCGGCCAACCAACTGGCGGAAAAGGCGGTCAACGCCCGCTCGGAGGCGAGGTCCGCCTACCAGGCGTACCGCTCCAACCACGACATTGCGCGCCACTACAGGAACAGCGTTCTGCCCTTGCGCAAGGCGGTCGAGGAGCAGTCGCTTCTCACCTATAACGGCATGCTCACAAGCACCTTCGAACTGATCTCGGACAGCCGGGACAGCGTCAATTCAGCCCTCCTCGCAGTCAACGCAAAGAGAGACTTCTGGCTCGCCGAAGCGAACCTTGCGCCCGCCGTCTACGGCGGCAGCGCCGGTGCGCCTTCCGGTGAAACAGAGGTCGCCTCTGCGGAAGCGGCCGAGAGCGGCGGGCACTAAAGGAAACGATCATGTTCAGCAGAAGACAATTACTGGGAGCAGGTGCGGCAGGTGCCGCATTGGTTTCCTCGCAGGCGTGGGGCCGGACTTCCAACATGGGTTTGCCGGAGGCGGCACTGATGGATACGGCCGCAACACAGACGCCGCTCAGGCCCACCACCGGCCCCGACTACAATCCGGTGGTCACCCTGAACGGATGGACCCTGCCGTTCCGGATGAACAATGGCGTCAAGGAGTTCCACCTGGTGGCCGAACCGGTCGAACGTGAGATGGCGGAAGGCATGACGGCCTATCTCTGGGGGTACAACGGCCAGTCCCCTGGGCCGACGATTGAGGCCGTCGAGGGTGACCGGGTCCGCATCTTCGTCACGAACAAGCTTCCGGAGCACACGACGATCCACTGGCATGGCATGATTCTGCCCTCGGGCATGGACGGTGTCGGCGGTCTCTCGCAGCCTCATATCCCGGTCGGCAAGACCTTCGTCTACGAGTTCGACCTCGTGAAGTCGGGTACCTTCATGTACCACCCGCATTCGGACGAAATGGTCCAGATGGCGATGGGCATGATGGGCTTCTTCGTGGTCCATCCCAAGGACCCAACCTTCATGCCGGTCGACCGCGACTTCGTCTTCCTCCTGAATGCGTTCGACATCGAGCCGGGCTCCTATGTCCCGCGCATCATGGAAATGACCGACTTCAATCTCTGGGCCTGGAACAGCCGCGTCTTTCCCGGCATCGACCCGCTTGTGGTTTCGAAGAATGACAAGGTCCGTGTCCGCGTCGGCAATCTGACGATGACCAACCATCCGATCCACATGCACGGCTACGACTTCGAGGTCACCTGCACGGATGGAGGCTGGGTGCGTCCGGAAGCACGCTGGCCGGAGGTCAGCATCGACATCCCGGTCGGCGCGATGCGCGCCTATGAGTTCGACGCCAAGTATGTCGGCGACTGGGCGATCCACTGCCACAAGTCGCACCACACCATGAATGCCATGGGCCATGACATCCCGACCTTTATTGGCGTCGACAAGAAGGAGGTGGCGAAGAAAATCCGCCGCTTGCAGCCGGAATACATGCCCATGGGGACTGCCGGGATGGCGGACATGGGCGAGATGTCCATGGAGATACCCGAAAATACTGTGCCCATGATGACCGGGTGGGGCCCGCATGGCCCCATCGAGATGGGCGGCATGTTCTCGGTCGTGAAGGTTCGCGAGGGCATCTCCGCTGGCGATTACAGCGATCCGGGCTGGTACGAGAACCCGCCCGGCACCCAGGCATGGGAATGGACCGGAAGCCTCCCAGATGCGCCCAAGGCCACCGACGCGACGACCACAATCACCCCGAACCATTCGGAACACCACTGATCGAAACTCACCAAAGGAAGGATAAAGCCTATGAAGACTGCAGTTATCACCCTGCTCATGGCCGGTCTGGCCACACCCGTCATCGCCGCCGGAAACCACGCCGGAGGTCACGGCGAGATGGCGGTGGGTGAACCCGGACAGAAGTCGAAGGTCACCCAGACGATTCGTGTCAGCATGAAGGAAACCGATGACGGCCGCATGGTCTTCACACCGGATAGCTTCAAGGTCCGCAAGGGCCAGACGATCCGCTTTGCCGTGAAGAACGATGGTGAAGTGGACCACGAATTCGTTCTCGACCAGGAGAACAAGGTCATGGAGCACAAGGCTCTCATGGAGAAGTTCCCCGAGATGGAGCACGACGACCCTAACGCGATCCGGCTGGCGCCGGGCGAATCTGGAGAGATCGTCTGGAAGTTCACGAATGACGGCGTCTTCAAGGTCGCCTGCCTCGTGCCCGGCCACTACGACGCCGGAATGCACGGCAACGTCACCGTCGCCAAGAAGTAGGAAACGAAAGGAACACTGCCATGAAAGCAATTCTCAACATCGCGCTTGCCGCTGTCCTGACCTTGGGTGCGTTCACCGGAGCCTTCGCCCAGGAGTTCACCAAGGGCACGGTCAAGAAGGTCGACACCAAGGCCAAGAAGGTTACCCTCATCCACGAAGAGCTGAAGAGCCTCGACATGCCAGCAATGACCATGGTCTTCTATGTGAAGGATGAGGCGATGCTGGACAAGATGAAGCAGGGTTCGAGCGTCGAGTTCGTTGCTGACCGTCTGAACGGTAAGCTGACTGTCACGCAGCTGAAGTAAAGACCTTGGCCGCCCCGGCAACCCGTGGCGGCCAGAACCCTAGAGGAGAAGCAGATGAAACGTAGAACATTCATCAGCCTGGTCGCATCGGCAGTAGCCGCTCCGGGCATGGTCCTAGCAGCAGCACCGAAAATGACGGTTCACAAGGACGCGAACTGCGGATGTTGCGCCGCATGGGCATCGGCCTTCGGCAAGGCCGGATATGACGTCAGTACCGTCAACGAAGCCGACATGGATGCCGTGAAGGTCGGTCTCAAAGTCCCCCCTGATCTGTGGGGCTGCCATACGGCGGAAGTCGACGGCTACTACCTTGAAGGACATGTCCCCCTGGACGCTGCAGAGAAACTTCTACGCGAACGTCCGCCGCTTGCCGGGCTTGCCGTCGCGGGCATGCCATCCGGCTCACTTGGCATGGGGGATGACCCACGGGCTAGCTATGACGTGATGGCCGTGCCTCGCGACGGTTCAGCACCTTACGTCTATCTTGCGGTGAGACCGAGCTAGAGCATTCGCCGCTGCAAGGGGAACCGCCGCAAAGACGACTGCGAGGAAGGCTGCAGGCACAGAGCCTACAGTCCGAATGATGCCAGGATAGGGCAAGGCCCCTTCTTGCCTGAGGCACATTCGCCGATCAGCCGTTCCAGAGCCTCGCGCGCCCTGTTCAATTCGCTGATCCGCTCATTGAGTGCGGCGAGACGTGCCCTGGCGGCCTCGCGAGCGCGCTCCCTGTCATCGCTCGCATCGAGATCGAGCAGTTCCCTGATCTCCTCCAGCGTGAATCCAGCCGACTGGGCCTGCTTGATGAACAGGAGCCGCCGGACGTCCTCGCTTCCATAGCGCCTGCCACCTTCCAGGCGCTTCGGCGTCCGCAGAAGACCCTTGCGCTGGTAGAACCTGATGGTTTCCACCCCGACTTTTCCTGTGGCCGCGAATTTTCCGATTGTCATATCCATAGGGGCTTGACTCCGTACCATGGTACGGAACCTATGGTCTCACCAACGGTTTCACAAGACGAAGGAAACGTGAAAATGTTGGAGAGAACAGACCCCGCATTGCTGGAGAAGAAGGCCGTCCTCTACCGGATGGTCATGCCCGGGCATACCTGCCCCTATGGCCTGAAGGCAAAGGACCTGCTCCGCCGGGAAGGCTACAAGGTCGAGGACCACCACCTGACCACCCGTGAAGAGACCGATGCGTTCAAGGCGAAGCATGGTGTCTCGACCACTCCGCAGGTATTTGTCAGCGGCTACCGTGTCGGCGGCCACGATGACCTGCGCAGGTTCCTCGGGAAGTCAGTGGCCGACCCCAAAGCGACCACCTATCGGCCGGTCATCGTTCTGTTTACGCTGACGGCTCTGATGGCTCTCGCTGCAAGCTATGCCGTCCTGGGCAACCCGTTCACACTGCGCGCAGCGGAGTGGTTCATCGCCTTTTCCATGGTCGTTCTGGCGATGCTGAAGCTCCAGAACGTCGAGAGTTTCGCGACCATGTTCCTGAACTACGACCTCCTGGCTAAACGTTGGGTTCCCTACAGCTACATCTATCCTTACGCGGAGGGGCTGGCAGGCGTTCTGATGGTGGCCGGAGTGGCGAACTGGCTCTCTGTCCCGGTGGCGCTATTCATCGGCACCATTGGAGCAGTCTCGGTCTTCAAGGCGGTCTACATCGACAGACGGGAGCTGAAGTGCGCCTGCGTTGGTGGATCGAGCAATGTACCGCTCGGCTTAATCTCTCTGACCGAGAACCTGATGATGATCGCCATGGCGATCTGGATGGCACTCGCTTCGACGGGGCTCGCCCCTGGTCATGCAATGTAGCGACAGTGCAAGAGACGTCTGCCAAGGTGCCTGATGCTGACAAAGCCTCAGGCACCCTGACTTACGAGGGTACTGTAGTGCCCAAAGCTTGGCGGCATAGGCCATGTCCCGCTTTAGGCCGAGTAGCGACGAAATGTGCGATGATCCGCTGCCCTGATGGAGGCGACGCGGCGGGAGGAGTGGCGGAGAACTCCTCATGGATATTGCACCACTACGTCCCGCCGCCCCTGGAACAAGGGTATCTTAGTCGGTCAGAAGCGCCCACTTCAGCCAAAGAACGTGTCGTGGATCCGTGTTCGACTGGAAATGTGCGGAGCGATTAAAGAGCTAGCGCTCTTCAATCTCGCCGTCACAGAGCAATCTTCGCGCCTGCGACCTAGTAAGACTGAAGGTCGAAGACCTGTGGTCTGGTGGGGATCGAGCCACCATCATCCAGAAGGAGACGAAGCGGCCCGTACAGTTCGAAGTGACCAAGCAGACGAAAGCTGCACTTGCAGCATGGCTCCCCATTCGGAGGCCGACTACCGTCATGGCAGGATCGCTTTATCTGGGAATATGCCGTCTCTTTGATTCGAGTGAGTTGAGGAAAGAGCTCTTCGTTGTGACGCATCCGCAGTCCATTCACCACACAGCGAAGAAGGTGGGTGGCTGGTACGACACCGGACTTACTAGCAAGGGCAGAGAAGACGCCGAGGCTATCGCTGAGCACATGGAGGGGTAGATGTCGTCGATCCAAGCGTTGATGATCGATGTGGATTGCGTCCTGGTTTGCGGCCGCCCTTCCGACGGAAGACCGTGGGCATCGACCGTTGAGGACGATCTCGGGCTGCCAGTTGCGGACCTTCAGCGAGAGTTCTTCTCTCCTTACTGGGACGAGATCGTTCTTTGCCGGGCGGCGCTGGTCGATCATCTGAAGCCGGTCCTTGCAAAGATTGCTCCCCATCTTTCCTGCGGGACACAAGCGCGAAGCTTCAAAGAGGGGGGCAATGGATGCTTAGAGGACGTTACCGCCGTGGCGGTACCACGACGCGCGCCGGGCGTAGAAGGCAATCGCTGCCCAGACCGCGGTGCGCAAAAGCAGCGCGCCGACGGTCCTCATTTCGTAGAGCCCGCCCGTAGCGACGTGTATCGCAAACCCCACCAGGATCAGGAACGTCGCGACGAACAGGGCGAGTGACAGACCGACCGCCCAGTCCTGGCGCAGGAAAAGGCCCAGGCCTGAGGCGACATAGGCGACGCCGGCCAGGAAGTTGAACCACAGAACGAAGGGTACGACATTTCCGAGGACGTCCGTCGCCGTCGCTGGTCCGAAGATGGCAGTCCCACCTGAAACGACCGTCAGCACGCCAAATACAAGCCCGACCCCGGCCAAGACTTTCAGGTGCATCGGCGATTTCGGCAATTCATCCATGCCATGCACTCCCTTCTATGCCTTCCAGAAGCCCGTCTCGGAGATGATACAGCCGGTCGAAGCGATCATAGATCTTCTCGTCGTGCGTGACGGCGATGATGCAGGCATCGTGCTCGGCCGCCAGCTTGCGAAGCAGATCCATGACGATCCCGGCTCGCTTGGAATCAAGTGCCGCGGTCGGTTCGTCGGCGAGGATGATGCGCGGGCTGTTGGCGAGCGCTCTGGCGATGGCGACGCGTTGGGCTTCACCGCCGGAGAGCAGCGCCGGCATGGCGTCCTTGCGATGGCCGACTTCGAGATGGTCCAGCAGTTCGACGGCGCGCCGCTGCGCTTCGGCGGCCGGTTTGCCCGCCAGGTGCAGCACAAGGGCGACATTGTCGCGTGCGTTGAGGAAGGGCAGGAGATTGTGGAACTGGAAGATAAAGCCGATCTTGTCGAGCCGCAGGCGCCGGAGATCACCCCTCAGCCAACGATTGTCATAGACGGTCTCTCCGTCGAGCCGCACGCGGCCTTCGCTTGGATCGATGATGCAACCGATGACGTTGAGCAGGGTCGTCTTGCCTGATCCGGAAGGGCCGAGCAGCGCCACGACCTCACCCGGAGAAACCTTGAGATCGACATCGCGCAAGGCATCCACCCGGGTCGGGCCCTCGCCATAATGTTTCGAAAGCGAGGCGACTTCCACGACCGGTTTCTTATCGGTGTCGGTCATGGTCATCCTCCGATCGCCGTTGCCGGATCGACCTTGAGGGCCGCACGTACGCCGAGACCGCTCGCAAGCACGCACACCACGAAGATGATGCCCGCCAGCGCAAGTGCGTTGATGGGTTCGAGCATGACCCGGCGGGGGAAGAAGTCCTTGATCAGCAGGATCAGGACCAAGCCGAGGCTCCATCCGACGGTGCCGAGTGCTACGGCCTGCTGCACGATCAGCGCGACGATTGTGCGGTCGGGCGCCCCGATCAGCTTCAGGGTGGCAATCTGCTTCAGCTTTTCCATGGTCATCGTATAGATGATGAGGGCGATGACCACGGCGGAGACCGTCAGCAGGATCCCGAGGAACAGCCCGATCTGGCGACGGGCTCGATCGACCACGGACCGTACCAGCAACTCCTCCTGCTCCACCTGCGTCATGGCAGACAGGTGCTTCCATTGGCGCACCGTCTGCGCAATCGATGCGACATCCGCATCGGGTTTAATCCGGGCGACCACGGCTGCGATCGTGTTGCTGCTGGAAGGCACGTCTCCGCGTGCCGACTGAATCCTGGCGGCGGGCGGGGCAAGTTGCGACTGGAGCGCCTGCGCATCCGGCAACGTGACATAGGCGACGGGATCGCCACCTGAATTTACGGCATCTTCTATCAGTCCAACCACGGTGTAGCGGTCACGACCGAGGGTGATCCGGTCGCCGATGGTAAGGCCCGCCTTGCGGTCGACGACCAGCTCGAAATGGCTCCGCTGGATCTGCCGGCCCTCGGCGATCTCGGGCGGACCGCCGAGATGGCCATGCTCGTAACCGATCAGGTAGAGTCTCAAGGTACGCCCGGCGACCGGTGCCTCGATCGTCTGGTAGGTGATGCCACCTGCATCGTCCACGCCGTGCAGACGTGCCACGGCCTCACGGGTGTCCGCGGGTATCTTCGACGCCTCCGCGAATGGGCCGAGCCGGCCCGCTTCCACCACCCACAGGTCAGCCTGCGGAGCCCGCACGATGTTCAGCGCATCCGCAACAAGGCCGTTGTAGATGCCCATCATGGCGAGGACGACCGCCATCAGCAAACCGAGCCCGAAGCAGGTCAGAACGAAGCGGAAAAGGTTGTGGCGGACGTCGCGATAGGCAAGGTTCATGGCGAAGTCTCATCGATCGCACGTGCCTTGCGCCCCTCGGACAATCCTTTGGTCGGAGCCGTGACGATTATGGCCTCCTCGGGCAATCCGCCCGACACTTCGACACGCCCGTCTTCGGTACGATGGCCGAACGTCAGTTCGACCTCGACCAGCCGACCATCCTCGATGATGAAGACCTTGCCCCTGTGGCCGTCGAACCCCCGGATTGCCGCCTCCGGAACCAGAAGTGCCTGCTCAAGCTTCGCCACCGTCACCAGGACCTCGGCCTGTTCCCCGAGATAGGCGCGGGGAGGGCAGACCTCGCACGCAATCCAGACGCGACGTTCCTCGTTGGTGCGGTCACTCTCTATGCCGATCCGGGCCACCTTGCCGCGGTAGACATCGTGCGGCATCGACCGCAGACGCACCTCGGCATCCTGGCCGACCGCCAGCGAACCGCCACGCTCCTCATCGATATAGGCGAGCACCCACACGCTTGTCGGATCCATGAGCGTGTAGATGACGTCGCCGGCACGAACAACCGTTCCCGCCTCCACATGTCGATCCACGACGATCCCGTCGAACGGTGCCGTGAGCGTGTGCTGCTTCAGGATGGCCTGCTCGTAGGCAAAGGCGGCAGCGGCATCCTCTGCCTGAGACCTGACAACGGAGACGTCGGTCCGTGCGACGGTGACATCGGCGTAAGCAACGTCGACATCCCGTTTCGCTTCCTCGGCTGCCTGGCGAGAGCTTACATTGCGTCCCGCAAGTTCCTGCTGCCGTTCGTTTGCTGCGCGCCGCTGTTGAAGAACGGCTTCCGCCCTTCCCACATTCGCCTCGGCCTTGGCGAGATTGGCTGTTGCGGCATCCACGGCCGCCTGGGCGCGCGCCACACGGGCTTCCTGGGCGTCCTGATCGAGACTTGCGAGCAGGTCTCCTCGGGCGACTGTGTCGCCTTCATCGGCGCGAAGTTGCGTCAACGCTGCGCCCACCTGGAAACCGATCCTGGAAACGATCCGGGCTTCCACCGTGCCAAGGCCATACACCCGGATGGCGACGTCCTTCTCACTGGACGCGACGGGGAGGGGCAGGGGCCTTGCAACAACAAAGGCGTAGGTGCCGCCTGCGATGATCACGAGCGCTGCGATTGCCAGATAGGACAGTGATTTCGTCGTCATATTAAGCCCTCCTCTGAGGAGATGCCGCAAACAGCCGGAGTTGCACCTGGACGAGGCGCGCGCCCTCCTGCCTGACATCGAATTCGCGGGCGCCAAGCGACCAGCGGATCGCCAGCCCCTGAACAAGCGACAGAAGCAGCGCGGCTGCGTCGGACGGGTCCAGATCACGGCGGAAGACCCCTGCATCACGCCCTTTGGCGACTTCATCGTGCAGGAGGTTGCGGAATGCAGCCATGGCTCCGGCGAATGTCTTGCGCAGATCACCGTTCTCAACTTGCAGTTCGCGCGAGAAGAGGATGGCGGGCAGCGCAGGGTTTTCCGCGATTGTACTCAGTTGCGTGTCAATCACCGCGGCAATGCGAGCCTCTGAGGAGATCTGATCGCCAAGCGCGGCTTGCCATGATGAGTGCATTCGCTGACGAGTTCTTATCGCCAAAGCCGCCCATAGGGCCTGCTTGGTCGGGAAGTGTCGGAAGATGGCCGGCTGCGTCAGCCCGATTGCGTCAGCTACCGCGCCAGTGGTGAGGCGATCCGGCCCCAACTCGTCTGCGAGCCGAAGTGCTACCGTGAGGATCTGTTCTTTGCGCTCTTCCGCTGTCTTCCTCACGACCACCCCCTCCCTTGGGTTAGTAAGTAATAACTAACTGACTTTCTTCGGTGTGTCAATGATGTATCACGGGGCGAGGGACCTACTGGACACCGCCAGCCGCTGCCCTCGAAATCGGAAGCTGCAGGCTCGCCTGGAAACCAGATTTCCCTCCAGCCCGGGGAGACTTGAGAATCAGTCTGCTGCCGATGCGCTCGGCGATCGCTGCAACGATGGCGAGACCCAGCCCGCGTCCTTCCGTGCTCCGGCCCCCGCGCTCGAAGCGGGTCGCAAGCGGCGACAGGGTCTTTTCGGGGGTGATGGCTGCCTCGCTGGCAACCGTCAGGATCCCGTCGTTCAGCAGCGACACGTCGATCGGCTGATCGTCCGATCCATGACGCAAGGCGGCATGCGGTGAATGGACCTACCATGGGCGCCCGGTGGTCGGCGCTGTTCTTCGCGCCGCCGGAATTTGATCCTACGCCCGTGCGGTCCGCGCTTCAGACGGCGGTGGAGGCCGTGGATCGCAGCATGTCCACCTGGAAGTCGGACAGTGACCTCATGTGTCTGAACCGGGCACCGGTTGGCGAATGGGTTTCGGTTGCCGCTGACCTCCGACAGGTTATTGAGCTCGGGTTGAAGATCGGCCATGAATCGGGCGGCTTGTTCGATATCGGCCTGGGCGACGCGGTTGGGGCCTGGGGGTTTGGTCCCGCCGCAGCCGACACGCATGCTATCAAGGCAGCGATGAGAGCAAGGCGTCGAGCCACCGACGAGATCCTGGAGCTCCATGAGGGGCGCATCCGCAAACTTGCGCCGGTGAGGCTGGACCTCAATGGCATCGCCAAGGGCTATGGGGCTGATCGCCTCGCGAAAACGCACCAGGCGTTGGGCATCTGCCAGGCGCTCGTCGGGATCGACGGCGAGATGAGGGCGATCGGCACGCGTCCGGACGGCGAGGGCTGGACAATCGCTGTTGAGCAACCGGATCCGGATCGTCGCGCGCCCCACTCGATCCTGGCGCTTCAGGACGCCGCCGTCGCCACGTCGGGCGATTACCGGCACTGGGTCGAGGTGCAGGGTCGACGGGTGTCGCACACGATGAACCCGCAAACCGGCGCGTCGCTTCTCTCCTCGCCCGCTTCTGTGACCGTCGTCGCCCGGACCTGCGCGGAGGCCGATGCCTGGGCCACCGCATTGATGGTGGCGGGTCCTGAGGCCGGACCCGGGCTCGCGATGCGGAACAGGCTGCAGGCACTCTTCATCATGCGCCAGCCGGGAGGTAGTTGCCGGAGCCTTGGCATCGGGCAGCTGTTTTCGGAAGGCGTCTCAGCCGCGCATTTCTGTTGAAGGGCAAGGCAGGGCTTCGGCGGGTTCTTCTCCTGGAGGTTCAGGCCCTTGTGGCGATCATCGTCTCGTACAGCGTTTCGGAGCGATCGCCAATGAATGTTAGCGTAGCGGTGACTGGTGAGAGACGAACAAGCAGGAATCCGAGCTTGGCCGCGGAAAAGAGCGTCCCGTCGATCGGCTGGACCTCCCGCGTATTGGCAGCGGCACCCGAGGTCACGTAGGAGATGCCAGCCCTTTTGATGTGTTGCAGGTCATGGCCGTTGATGTAGAGCTGAACACCGTACCGCTCGAACAGCGGGGGAAGGAGGTCGACCAGTGCTTTGGTGCTTCCATGTGAACCGCCGGAATAGACGGGATGGTGGCCGATGACGATCTTCCACCGTGCGGTGCTTCGTTGAAGTTCCTGTTCCAGCCAGCGAAGTTGCTCCGTCACGGACGGATCGCTCCACACGACCGTCCGCCACCAGCGAGCATCGGCGATGGGCGTCGTGTCGATGAAGAAGAAGTCGGCGGCCACGCCCGAGAGCTCGCGGTGCAATGTGTAGTAGGGCTTCGGCATGTTCCAGCGCGGGCTGCGACTGGTGTAGTCGATCTGCGCCTGTGAATTGCCCTTGTGATCGTGGTTCCCGAGCACGGCATACCACGGAACGTCCAGCGCTTCTCTCGAATAGGTCTTTTCGAAGACGGTCGTCCAGACGGGGTCCTCGGCGCTGGATACGCCTCTAGGATAGAAGTTGTCCCCGACCGCCAGGACGAATTGCACGTTTGCTTCCCGACCTGTCTCAGCCATCGCCTGTGCTACCCGCACCGCGGCATCATGATGGCCAGGATTGCCCCAGTCGCCGATGGCAACGAATGCGAGCTCGTCGCCCAAAGCTGGGGCGAGCACTGCGCCGGCGCCCGCCTTGCTCACCAAGAAGCCTGCAGCAGTGGCACACAGGAAGTCTCTTCGGCGCATCAGCATCTGTGATCCCTGTCTGTGTCCCATACGCGGCTAGAGCCCTAAGCTGACAGCAGCCTGAATACTGCCTTTTCGCCTCCTTTGCGGTGCATGCGCCAGCAAACGGAGCGGTGGAGATATCCTAGCCGCCGCCAAGGATGGACAACTCGCGCTGCATGCTGCGGTTGGCGCGTGATTGTGAGGTCTGGGCGAGGGGGATCGTCAACACTAGTGTGAGCAGTGCCATCACAAACAGAATTCCTAACCGCGAGCG from Pseudorhizobium banfieldiae encodes the following:
- a CDS encoding glutaredoxin family protein, encoding MLERTDPALLEKKAVLYRMVMPGHTCPYGLKAKDLLRREGYKVEDHHLTTREETDAFKAKHGVSTTPQVFVSGYRVGGHDDLRRFLGKSVADPKATTYRPVIVLFTLTALMALAASYAVLGNPFTLRAAEWFIAFSMVVLAMLKLQNVESFATMFLNYDLLAKRWVPYSYIYPYAEGLAGVLMVAGVANWLSVPVALFIGTIGAVSVFKAVYIDRRELKCACVGGSSNVPLGLISLTENLMMIAMAIWMALASTGLAPGHAM
- a CDS encoding DUF411 domain-containing protein, with protein sequence MKRRTFISLVASAVAAPGMVLAAAPKMTVHKDANCGCCAAWASAFGKAGYDVSTVNEADMDAVKVGLKVPPDLWGCHTAEVDGYYLEGHVPLDAAEKLLRERPPLAGLAVAGMPSGSLGMGDDPRASYDVMAVPRDGSAPYVYLAVRPS
- a CDS encoding MerR family transcriptional regulator, which encodes MVRSQAPMDMTIGKFAATGKVGVETIRFYQRKGLLRTPKRLEGGRRYGSEDVRRLLFIKQAQSAGFTLEEIRELLDLDASDDRERAREAARARLAALNERISELNRAREALERLIGECASGKKGPCPILASFGL
- a CDS encoding multicopper oxidase family protein — protein: MFSRRQLLGAGAAGAALVSSQAWGRTSNMGLPEAALMDTAATQTPLRPTTGPDYNPVVTLNGWTLPFRMNNGVKEFHLVAEPVEREMAEGMTAYLWGYNGQSPGPTIEAVEGDRVRIFVTNKLPEHTTIHWHGMILPSGMDGVGGLSQPHIPVGKTFVYEFDLVKSGTFMYHPHSDEMVQMAMGMMGFFVVHPKDPTFMPVDRDFVFLLNAFDIEPGSYVPRIMEMTDFNLWAWNSRVFPGIDPLVVSKNDKVRVRVGNLTMTNHPIHMHGYDFEVTCTDGGWVRPEARWPEVSIDIPVGAMRAYEFDAKYVGDWAIHCHKSHHTMNAMGHDIPTFIGVDKKEVAKKIRRLQPEYMPMGTAGMADMGEMSMEIPENTVPMMTGWGPHGPIEMGGMFSVVKVREGISAGDYSDPGWYENPPGTQAWEWTGSLPDAPKATDATTTITPNHSEHH
- a CDS encoding ABC transporter ATP-binding protein, with the protein product MTDTDKKPVVEVASLSKHYGEGPTRVDALRDVDLKVSPGEVVALLGPSGSGKTTLLNVIGCIIDPSEGRVRLDGETVYDNRWLRGDLRRLRLDKIGFIFQFHNLLPFLNARDNVALVLHLAGKPAAEAQRRAVELLDHLEVGHRKDAMPALLSGGEAQRVAIARALANSPRIILADEPTAALDSKRAGIVMDLLRKLAAEHDACIIAVTHDEKIYDRFDRLYHLRDGLLEGIEGSAWHG
- a CDS encoding ABC transporter permease — encoded protein: MNLAYRDVRHNLFRFVLTCFGLGLLMAVVLAMMGIYNGLVADALNIVRAPQADLWVVEAGRLGPFAEASKIPADTREAVARLHGVDDAGGITYQTIEAPVAGRTLRLYLIGYEHGHLGGPPEIAEGRQIQRSHFELVVDRKAGLTIGDRITLGRDRYTVVGLIEDAVNSGGDPVAYVTLPDAQALQSQLAPPAARIQSARGDVPSSSNTIAAVVARIKPDADVASIAQTVRQWKHLSAMTQVEQEELLVRSVVDRARRQIGLFLGILLTVSAVVIALIIYTMTMEKLKQIATLKLIGAPDRTIVALIVQQAVALGTVGWSLGLVLILLIKDFFPRRVMLEPINALALAGIIFVVCVLASGLGVRAALKVDPATAIGG
- a CDS encoding TolC family protein; protein product: MLGRKIKLLSVLALPLIAAGCVSTDYAAKDAGFLNVSLKAGEATGKQTVWVQNQQHAQVVRDRVKTLMARKTVDAETAVQVALLNNKGLQAAYADLGESAADAWQTQLSVLPKFSVGVSGIGTPGLEAYRVLEGAIAANILSLVTYDRNMKIAETRFRQAQLNAALATISLAADTRRAWINAVAAWENVVYLNRARAAAEAASDLTQKLGEAGSMPKGEQAREHVFYAELTGETAKARLAARLAKEELIRLMGLSGSDIEFQIPNQLPSLPRVLIKRDEIEAEALHKRIDLQIARLELQATAQSYKLEDATRIVTDIELVGMVEKEREREDHGIVSEVSRTASLEFTIPIFDSGQARLRKGELAYMRAANQLAEKAVNARSEARSAYQAYRSNHDIARHYRNSVLPLRKAVEEQSLLTYNGMLTSTFELISDSRDSVNSALLAVNAKRDFWLAEANLAPAVYGGSAGAPSGETEVASAEAAESGGH
- a CDS encoding copper-binding protein, which translates into the protein MKAILNIALAAVLTLGAFTGAFAQEFTKGTVKKVDTKAKKVTLIHEELKSLDMPAMTMVFYVKDEAMLDKMKQGSSVEFVADRLNGKLTVTQLK
- a CDS encoding cupredoxin domain-containing protein gives rise to the protein MKTAVITLLMAGLATPVIAAGNHAGGHGEMAVGEPGQKSKVTQTIRVSMKETDDGRMVFTPDSFKVRKGQTIRFAVKNDGEVDHEFVLDQENKVMEHKALMEKFPEMEHDDPNAIRLAPGESGEIVWKFTNDGVFKVACLVPGHYDAGMHGNVTVAKK